From the Paenibacillus sp. MMS20-IR301 genome, the window ATGTGGAATCCTGCAAGCTAGCTCTGGAATCACTGAATATTCCGTTAATTGCGGAAGATACGGGCGGCAACTATGGGCGTACGATAGAAATCTCCTGCAGCACGGGAGTTCTCTTTATCCGCAGCGTTCAAAAAGGCCCGAAGGAAATATAGCCATGAGCCGGAAACTAATGCTAAATACATTGTTCGGGATGATTGGATTTCTATTTACGTTTTTAACTAATTACGGGCATAATTTAATTGGAACGAGCCTGATTCGGGGGATCTTCGGATTTATTATCTGGTTTGTGCTTGCTTTTATTCTGAGATGGGTATTGGGTTCTATTGCAGGTAAATCCCCTGAGCCGGATATTGAAGCGGATAACGAGGATGACGGGGAACGGCTTGGCGCGAGGCTCGATATCCAGACACCGGATGAGGATCAGGAGCTGAAGAGCCTGCTGACACCGAAACGGGAAGCGGGAAGCGATGAAAATGAAGGCTTCACACCGCTGCAGCCTCCGAAGCTGGTCACCATGAAAGATCCTGAAGAATTGGCCAAGGCCGTTCGTCACCTGAAAGAAGAATAAGCGAGTACTGCGGCGAAAGTCCGTTATCTTGCGCCGCATGTGACCCGCTAACTAACTTTGGGAAGGGTGAAAGCCGTTGAACGAGCAAAGAGCTTCTCAACCAGATACAGACAGGCTTTGGGAACAGTGGAAAGAGCACGGCGATCCTGAAGCCAAAAAAAAGCTGATTGAAAGTTATCTTCATATTGTAGATTACGTATCCAGCCGTCTGGCAGTAGGACTGCCCAAAAATGTCTCCAAGGATGACTTGGCCAGCAATGGTGTGATGGGATTGATTGATGCCATTGAGAAATTCGACTATAAGCGGGGACTGCAATTTCAGACCTATGCTTCCTGGCGGGTAAGAGGAGCGATTCTCGATTCTTTACGGCAAAGTGACTGGGTCCCCAGATCGGTGCGGGAAAAAGCAAAAAAAATCGAGGATGCCTACCAGCAGCTGGAACAGAAATATTTGAGATCTGTCAGTGACGAAGAGATGAGCCGGTATTTGAATATCTCCGAACCGGAGTTTCAGACGATGCTGCAGGATGTTGCGGTGATGTCGCTCTGCTCACTGGAAGACCCCATCCGTGAGGAAGAATCAGAGACCCGGATGTCGATTTTGGTGGATGATAAAGCCAAAAATCCGGACCGGAAGGTAAATGAATTTTATTTGCGCGATACGCTTACCAAAGGCATCGAGAAATTAACAGTGAAAGAACGGACCGTCGTGTCCCTTTTATATTATGAGGATTTATCGTTAAGCGAGATTGCTGAAGTAATGTCACTATCTCCTTCACGGATTTCCCAGCTTCATTCAAAGGCAATTTTGCGGCTGAGGGGAACACTGGAGAAAAACCGGGACCTTCTTATGCAAAATGATTAACCGGGCGGCGGTGACAAGGGGGAGCGGAAATGATCGGTCAATATGTGTTGAGCCAATACCTGAGTATTACGTTTTCGGATGATTTAGGGATTGCTTATCTCCAGTTTATTAAGAAGGATGAGAATTTCTCGTGTTCAGTTGAAGATCTTGAAAGCTTCCTGTTCAGTCACAACATTCGTTTCGGCATCCAGCGTGACATTGTCCAGCGTATTAGCAGCAATCCGGAGGAGTATTTCTGGAACCGGGTTCCAATTGCCATCGGCCAGCCTGCGATAAACGGGAAGGACGGGCGGGTGGCGATGACCATTGACCTGGAGGAAGACCGTAAGCCGCTGGAGAAGGAAAACGGTAAGGTCGATTATAAGGAGCTAGTCCGGCTGCACAATGTAATGAAGGGCCAGCTGATTGCGAGGCTGATCCCGGCAGATAAGGGTGTCAGCGGGAAGACGGTGACCGGAGTCGAAATGGCTCCCAGAGCAGGGAAGGACGCCCATTTCAAAGTAGGGAAAAACGTGCTTATCGACCAGGATGAGACTTCCATGTACGCGGCGATTGACGGTTTGGTTACGCTGACAGACAAGGGCAAGATCAATGTTTTTCCTGTCTATGAAGTGAACGGGGATATAGATTACAGTACAGGCAATATTGACTTTGTCGGTACGGTAGTTATCCGCGGCAATGTGCTTACCGGCTTTACAGTCAAATCAGCAGGGGATATCCGTGTCGTTGGCGGAGTAGAAGGGGCTGAGCTGATTGCAGGCGGTTCCATTGAGATCACAGGCGGAATTATCGGCTATAACAAGGGGCTTGTGACTGCGGGCAAGAATGTGAAGGTCTCGTTCATTCAGGATGGCAATGTGGTAGCCGGAGAAGATGTTATCGTCTCACAGAGCATTATGCACTCGAATATCCGTGCCGGCCGTGACGTGCTCTGCAACGGTTCAAAAGGACTGATTGTTGGCGGTACCGTGCAGGCGGGTGAACGTGTTGTTGCCCGGACAATCGGTAATACAATGTCGACAGCTACGGCGATTGAGGTGGGTGTTGTCCCTGAGCTGAGAAATGAGATTAATGAGCTGCGGCAGGAGCTGCGCCAGCTTTTGGAGAATGAAGACAAAACCAACAAAGCCTTATACCTTCTTAATCAGCTCGCGAACAACGGTCAGCTCTCCCCGGACAAGGTGGCTCTGCGCGTAAAGCTTAATGCAACGAAGCAATCCCATATACGCGAGGAAAAGAGGATCAAAGAGCGTGTACTTGAGATCGAACGGATGCTCGAGGATACCGGCAAGGCAAGGGTCGATGTAATCAAAACGATTTACGGCGGCTCCAAGATCGTAATCGGCCGGTACACCCGGTTCGTTAAGGATCCGACGGAGCGGGTTTCCTTCATCTACAGTGAAGGGGATATCACCCTGTCGCCGTACATTTAAACAGGCGGGCAGCGGAAGCGGCCTGCCATTCCTTGATTCTGGATTGATTATGGGGAGGAGAGGGAGCTTATGAGTCTGAAACCGGTGGAACTGCAAATTGCCTTACCCCGGACACATGAAGCCGGGAAAGTCCAGAACAGTCTGCAACATCGCCCTGCACTCGACCAGCAGCAACTAGCCGGCCTGAATGTCAAGCACAGCCAGGAGATTGCCATGCGGAGCAGTGAGGTGGATGAATCGGCGGAATCAGCCCTGCGAGACGGCGGCAAGGGGAATTCTCCGGAGGGTCATGCGCAGAAGCATAAGCCGCGCAAGCAGGACAACGCTCACGATGCTGAACATCCCTTCAAGGGGCACCGTATAGATCTCAGTCTTTAAGCATGCATGCTGACACGAAATGAAAGACATAAGCTACACTTGAAATGATTATTAAAGGGGATCAGATATTTGGAACCATGGGTATATATTGTGCTGGTGGGTGCAGTTGCTATCGTTTATGCCCTGAGGCTGCCGGCGAAGACGCATAAAGAGGATTCGGATGAAAAGAAGAGCCTGAAGGAGACAGAAGCGGTACTTGAGCTCTACATGGCCGACATTGAGCATGAGAACACAGAGCTGCTGCAGCTCGTCGGCGGCATCAAAGCACAGTCACAAAGTAATAAAGCGGCCTTGCAGGAGGAGATCGGCGGGCTGCGGGAGCAGGTGAATGAGCTGCAGAAGACGCTGCTGCTCCTGGATGCCCGGCTGACAGCGGAAGAAAAGGGGCTGCTGCAGCTATCGTCAGCCTTTGGCAGCCGTGAAGCTTCTGCTGCCCGCACTGCAGCTGCTGCACCAGACGCAGCTTCAGCAGCAGAAGAGATTCCGCAGGCCAAGCCGAAGCCTGTCAGCTCCATCAGGCTGCGGTATCCGCGGCTGTTCGAGCTGCATGAGCAGGGTAAATCAATTGATTCAATCGCGAAGACCGCAGGCCTGCAGCGTGGTGAAGTCCAGCTGATTCTGCAGCTCGCCCACCAGGAGGAATCGGTATGATCAGGAACCGTTACTTCATGCTTGGACTTGGAGCAGGACTCATTGCCGGCGCTCTGCTCCTGCAGCTGATGTTCTCCGCACGGGTAGCACCGCTGACCAAGGAGGAGCTGATCCGCGAGGCGGCCAGATTGAATCTGACCGTTACGGACCCGGCGGATACGGCTGCTGGCGAAGCAACACCTGCACCGGAGGGCGGAACAACGGATGAACCAGCTCAAGCAGCCGGGCAGACCCCGGCGCCGGAAGCTACAGCAGCTCCGTCCCCGGCTCCTGCAGTCCCGCCGGAAGCTGCTGCAGAACCAAGTGCTGCAGTTACGCCTCTCAAGCCGTCAGCGCCTTCTCAGCCGCAGAATGAAGCCGCGGATACAGGCACTGCAGCTCCGGCAAATCCGGAGGCTCCTGCAGTCAGTGTAAATGATGCCATTTCCGTCCGTATTCCGACAGGGATTACGCTCTCCCAGACCGCTGACCTGCTGGCGGAGGCAGGGGTGATTCAGGATAAGACGAAATTTCTGCAGGCGGCCGTCAGCCGCAAAGCTAATAAGATTATCCAGTACGGCAGTTACAGCTTTGCTAAAGGGGAAAGTATTGACTCCATTATTGATAAGCTGATAACGGTAAAGAAATAAGTTCTTTTGCATAAGCAAATATAAATTCGCAGCAGTCGTTGCATAGATTGTTTTAATATGGTATAGTAATTGACGGTGTTAAAACACACGCCGGTTGATTTCGACAAGAGGTGCTTTCTTCTGAAGAAAGTCTTGTAGAAAGATGACACGCGGCGGAGGAGACACACAATAAACCAATATTAGGAGGTGTGTGAAGATGGCAGTAATCTCCATGAAACAGCTTCTCGAAGCTGGGGTACACTTCGGTCACCAGACTCGTCGCTGGAACCCTAAGATGGATCGTTATATCTTCACTGAAAGAAACGGAATTTACATTATTGACCTGCAGAAAACAGTCAAAAAGGTAGAGGAAGCTTACAACTTTGTTAAGAGCGTCGCTGGCGACAACGGCACTATCCTCTTCGTAGGAACAAAGAAACAAGCACAAGACTCTGTTAAAGAAGAAGCTGAACGTTCGGGCATGTTCTTCATTAACCAACGTTGGCTGGGTGGTACCCTGACTAACTTCCAGACAATTCAGAAGCGTATTGACCGCCTGAAGAAATTGGAAGCTTGGGAAGAAGACGGTACCTTCGCAGTATTGCCTAAGAAAGAAGTTATCCTTCTCCGCAAAGAGAAAGATCGTCTTGAGAAATTCCTGGGCGGTATCAAGAACATGAAAGGTCTTCCAAGCGCGCTGTTCATCATCGACCCGCGTAAAGAGCGTATTGCAGTAGCAGAAGCTCGCAAATTGGGTATTCCAATCGTAGCTATCGTTGATACTAACTGCGATCCGGACGAAATCGACTACGTAATTCCAGGTAACGACGACGCTATCCGCGCTGTAAAACTGTTGACTGGTAAAATGGCTGACGCTGTTGTTGAAGCTCATCAGGGCGAAGACACAACTACTGCCTAAGTAGTCTCCAAAACATACACAAGAACTTAAATGAAAAGGGTGGTTGGCAGGTGGATAACCTCTCACTGCCCTTTTTTTAGGATAATGGGCCCCGTGCTCGCATAAGACAACGACAATTATCTGGAGGGAATAACAATGGCAGTAGATGCAAAAGCAGTAAAGGAACTTCGTGAAAGAACAGGCGCAGGTATGCTTGACTGCAAAAAAGCGCTGGAAGAAGCGAATAACGATATTACCAAAGCAGCAGAATTGCTTCGTGAAAAAGGCTTGTCTGCAGCAGCTAACAAAGCTGGACGTATCGCTACTGAAGGTACTATTGAATCTTACATTCACGCTGGCGGCCGTATCGGCGTTCTGGTGGAAATCAACTGCGAAACTGACTTCGTAGGTAAAACTGATTCCTTCAAAGAATTCGCACGTGATATCGCAATGCAAATCGCAGCAGCTAGCCCGCTGTATGTACGCCGTGAAGAAGTACCGACTGCAGATCTGGAAAAAGAAAAAGAAATCCTTAAGGCTCAAGCGCTGAATGAAGGCAAGCCAGAGAAAATCGTTGAAAAAATGGTAGAAGGCCGCATCAGCAAGTTCTACGAAGAAAATTGCCTGCTTGAGCAGTCTTTCGTTAAAGACCCGGATAAGACGATCTCCCAATTGCTGAATGAAAAGATCAGCACGATCGGTGAAAACATCTCCATCCGCCGTTTCGTGCGCTACGAGCTGGGTGAAGGCCTCGAGAAGAAAGTCGACAATTTCGTTGAAGAAGTAATGGCTCAGGTTAACCAATAATAGCTTTGTAACAATAAAGGTCAAGAACTGAATAAAGGCAAGCATCAAAAGAGCGGAACACATCCAAGTAGTGTTCCGTCTTTTGTAAGAAAGTGAGGGTATACAATTGGAACAACCGGTATTTAAGAGAGTAGTCCTTAAGGTTAGCGGTGAATCACTCGCAGGACAGAATGGCTATGGCATCGATGCCGAGACGATTATCTCCATCGCGGAGCAGGTTAAGGAAGTAGTCGAGCTTGGAGTTCAGGTTGCCATTGTGTGCGGAGGGGGCAATATCTGGCGCGGAATCGCTGGAAGCGCAAGCGGTATCGACCGGGCAACAGCAGATTATATGGGAATGCTGGCAACCGTGATGAACTCGCTGGCTCTGCAGGATGCCCTGGAGCAGATTGATGTGCCTACACGGGTGCAGACCTCTATTGCCATGCAGCAGATCGCTGAACCGTATATCCGCCGCCGGGCTATCCGGCACCTGGAAAAAGGCCGGGTCGTTATTTTTGCCGCAGGTACAGGCAATCCCTTCTTCTCCACGGATACGACCGCAGCGCTTAGAGCGGCTGAAATCGAAGCTGAAGTCATCCTGATGGCGAAGAACAAGGTGGACGGAGTGTATTCCGCCGATCCGTTCAAGGACAGCACTGCTGTGAAGTATGAGCAGCTGACTTACATGGATATTCTGAATAAGAATCTGGGTGTGATGGATTCTACCGCTTCCTCTCTCTGCATGGATAATAATATACCGCTCATTGTGTTTGCTATTACAGAGCAAGGCAATATCAAACGTGTCGTTCTCGGTGAGAAAATCGGGACGATTGTCAAAGGGAGTGTAAATTAAATGCCACAATCGGTTAAGAAAAATGCCGAAGAGCGTATGGAAAAAGCGATTCTGTCGCTGAAGCGTGACCTGGCTACCTTGCGGGCGGGGCGTGCGTCGACGTCACTCCTGGACCGCATTCAGGTGGAATATTACGGTGCTCCGACCCCGATCAATCAGCTCGCTAACATCAGCACGCCGGATTCCCGGACACTGCTCATCCAGCCATGGGATAAAACCTCGATGTCTGATATTGAGCGGGCCATCATGAAATCTGATATCGGAATTACACCGGCTAATGACGGTACTGTAATCCGCCTGTCGATTCCGCCGCTTACCGAAGAACGCCGCAGTGAGCTTGTTAAGTTCACCAAGAAGTTTGGCGAAGAAGCTAAGGTGGCTATCCGTAACATCCGCCGTGATGCCAACGATGACATCAAGAAGATGGAGAAGAACGGAATTTCAGAAGATGAGTCACATGGACACCAGGAAGATATCCAGAAATCAACGGATAAGTTCATAGCCGAAGTCGATAAAGTGCTCTTGTCCAAAGAAAAAGAGATTATGGAAGTATAACGAAATTCAAGAGACTTCAGGCCCCTCCGTTTAGGTGGGGTTTGTCTCTTTCTGATAAGAGCTTGGAGGAAACGGAAATGATCAAACGGATTCAAGAATGGCTGAGCCGTAAAGACAGGCAGCAGCCAGTCGAGATTTCACCGGATAATATTCCCCGGCATGTGGCTATCATTATGGATGGCAACGGCCGCTGGGCGAAACGGCGCGGGTTGCCGCGTATTGTAGGCCATCAGAACGGGATGAAGGCTGTCAAACGTGCGACGATCGCGGCGGATGACCTGGGAATTGAGTTCTTGACCATGTACGCGTTCTCCACGGAGAACTGGAAGCGTCCGAAGGACGAAGTCGATTTCCTGATGCGCTTGCCCGTGGAATTTCTGGCGCTTGAACTGGATGAACTCATTGAGAAGAATGTACAGGTACGTGTAATGGGCGATGCCGAGGCGCTTCCTTTCCACACGCGCAAGGCGATGGAAGAAGCGGTTGCCCGGACCGCAATGAATACCGGACTTATTCTGAATTTTGCTCTGAACTACGGTGGACGGAAAGAAATTGAGGACTGTATGCGAGGCCTGGGTAAAGATATTCAGGCGGGGCTTCTGACACCGGAGGAGATTACTTCGGACCTCATCGACAGCCGGCTGTTATCCGGCGGGCTGCCAGATCCCGATCTGCTGATCCGCACAAGCGGTGAGATGCGTCTAAGCAACTTTATGCTCTGGCAAATCGCCTACAGTGAATTTTGGTTTACAGATGCGTACTGGCCGGAGTTTGACAAGACGCATCTGATGCAGGCTGTGGCGGAATATCAGCGCCGCACACGCCGTTATGGTGGATTGAAGTAGCCTGATGGGAGATGGGAATCTTTGAAGCAGCGATTGATTACCGGGATTGTTGCCGGAGCCCTGTTTTTGGGCTTGTGTTTTTTAGGAGGATGGCCATATCAGCTTTTGCTTATCGGCATGGCCCTCGTCGGCTATTATGAATTTGTAAAAATGACAGGTACAGCAACCTTCGGAGGGACTGCTGTGCTTGGTTATGTCTCCATATTATGCTTCATGATCCCTTGGGATTTGCTTGGTGTTCAGAAATTCTTGTCCTGGGAGCAAGGCGTATGGCTGCTGCTGCTGCTGTTCCTGCTCGTAACGGTCTTCAGTAAAAATAAGCTGGATATCAAAATCACTGCACTGATGTTTACCGGGATAGTCTACATAGGGATGGGGTTCTCCTATATGGCCACTGCCCGAGCCGCCGGCGACGGACATGGCCTGTTCTGGACCCTGCTGCTCTTATGCTGCATCTGGGGAAGTGACGCCGGTGCCTATTTCGTCGGCAGAAGCCTTGGCAAAAACAAACTTTGGCCTGCAATCAGTCCCAATAAAACGATCGAAGGGGCTCTTGGCGGAGTGTTCATCTCTGCTGTTATTTCAGTAGCTTTTGCCCTGTTTGTTCCTGATCTGCTGGGAATCGGCCGTGCGCTGCTAATCGGTATGTCCTGCGCGGTTCTGGGCCAGCTCGGAGATCTTGTACAGTCTGCCTATAAACGGGTGTACGGTATTAAGGATTCAGGCTCACTGTTGCCGGGCCACGGAGGCATCCTGGACCGCTGTGACAGCTGGATTATCGTATTTCCTTTCGTACATATCGTAATGCTGATGCCTTACATTTAACGACAGGGAGAAGGTTGCAACTGTGAAAAGAATTAGTATTCTCGGCTCTACCGGCTCCATCGGCACGCAAACGCTGGATGTCGTAGCTATGCACCCCGACCAGTTTGAAGTGGACGGGCTGGCGGCGGGCAGCAATATTGCCCTGCTGCTGGAGCAGGTTCACCGCTTTAAGCCGCGCCGCATTTCCGTCTCAACCCGTGCGCTGGCTGAGGAGATCCGGCCCAGCCTGCCTGCCGGTGTAGAGCTGTACAGCGGAAGTGAAGGCATGGTGGAGATTGCCGCTGGCGGAGACGCGGCGATTGTTGTTACAGCAGTGGTTGGAAGTGTCGGCCTGGAGTCCACGCTTGCAGCTATTGATGCCGGCAGACACATCGGACTTGCCAATAAGGAAACTCTGGTTACAGCCGGGCATCTCGTTACAGAACGGGCTGAGCGCAGAGGGGTCAGGCTGCTGCCTGTGGACAGCGAGCATTCGGCGATCTTCCAGTGTCTGAACGGCGAGCGTCATCAGGATATTGCCTCAATAACCGTTACGGCCTCCGGCGGCTCTTTCCGCGATTATACCCGGGAGCAACTGGTGAATGTTACGGTTGAGGATGCGCTGCGCCATCCTAACTGGAGCATGGGAGCCAAAATTACGATTGATTCGGCAACGATGGTCAACAAGGGGCTGGAGGTCATCGAAGCCCACTATCTGTTCGGCCTTCCTTATGAGCAGATTAATGTGCTGCTGCATCCGGAGAGCATCATTCACTCCTTCGTGGAGTTTCGTGACAGCAGCGTTATTGCCCAGCTCGGTACACCAGATATGCGTGTCCCGATCCAATACGCGCTTACGTATCCGGAGCGCTGGCAGTCGCCTGCTGAACGCCTCTCCTTGGCCAAGGTAGGCCGCCTTAACTTCCGGGAGATGGATTATGTACGTTATCCGGCGCTGAAGCTGGCGATCGACAGCGGCAAGGCCGGGGGGACGGCGCCAACCGCCTTTAATGCCGCCAATGAAATTGCGGTTGCCCGTTTCCTGCGCAGGGAAATTCCGTTTTTGCAGATTGATGAGATTATTGCAGAGGTGCTTCAGCGGCATAATAATACAGCAAATCCCGATCTGGAGCAGATTCAGCATTGTGATGCGCTCACCCGGAAACTTGCGACCAGTCTGTAAGAGGACCTGCTTTTCGTATTGGCAATAATTGCTGTACCCTGAAAAATAGGGGTGGACTGTTGATTCTCTTGTGCCGTACCTTGGAATAATGATAAATTAAGAGGACATACTTCGGTCTTACACCTAAAGGGGGGGAAGTTTACGCTATGGAGATGGTCAGAGTCGTTTTTTTAACGGTGCTAATGTTCTTTGTACTGGTGACTGTCCATGAATGGGGACATTTCTATTTCGCCAAACGCGCCGGAATTCTTGTAAGGGAATTTGCTATCGGTTTCGGTCCGAAACTGTTTTCTTATAAACGCGGGGAAACCCAGTTCACGCTTCGTTTGCTGCCGTTCGGCGGATATGCCCGCATGGCCGGGGAAGATCCGGAGATGATTGAGATCGGCCCCGGGCAGACGATTGCGGTCAGGCTGGGCCAGGATAATAAAGTAAAGAATATTTATCTGGATTTGCTGGATACACGCAGAAATGTAATCCGTGGTGAAGCACAGTTTACGGATCTTGAGAATGAGCTGAAGATCCGTCTGGATGTGGACGGCGAAGTAACCACTTATGATGTCCATCCGCAG encodes:
- a CDS encoding FliA/WhiG family RNA polymerase sigma factor — encoded protein: MNEQRASQPDTDRLWEQWKEHGDPEAKKKLIESYLHIVDYVSSRLAVGLPKNVSKDDLASNGVMGLIDAIEKFDYKRGLQFQTYASWRVRGAILDSLRQSDWVPRSVREKAKKIEDAYQQLEQKYLRSVSDEEMSRYLNISEPEFQTMLQDVAVMSLCSLEDPIREEESETRMSILVDDKAKNPDRKVNEFYLRDTLTKGIEKLTVKERTVVSLLYYEDLSLSEIAEVMSLSPSRISQLHSKAILRLRGTLEKNRDLLMQND
- a CDS encoding FapA family protein encodes the protein MIGQYVLSQYLSITFSDDLGIAYLQFIKKDENFSCSVEDLESFLFSHNIRFGIQRDIVQRISSNPEEYFWNRVPIAIGQPAINGKDGRVAMTIDLEEDRKPLEKENGKVDYKELVRLHNVMKGQLIARLIPADKGVSGKTVTGVEMAPRAGKDAHFKVGKNVLIDQDETSMYAAIDGLVTLTDKGKINVFPVYEVNGDIDYSTGNIDFVGTVVIRGNVLTGFTVKSAGDIRVVGGVEGAELIAGGSIEITGGIIGYNKGLVTAGKNVKVSFIQDGNVVAGEDVIVSQSIMHSNIRAGRDVLCNGSKGLIVGGTVQAGERVVARTIGNTMSTATAIEVGVVPELRNEINELRQELRQLLENEDKTNKALYLLNQLANNGQLSPDKVALRVKLNATKQSHIREEKRIKERVLEIERMLEDTGKARVDVIKTIYGGSKIVIGRYTRFVKDPTERVSFIYSEGDITLSPYI
- the rpsB gene encoding 30S ribosomal protein S2, producing MAVISMKQLLEAGVHFGHQTRRWNPKMDRYIFTERNGIYIIDLQKTVKKVEEAYNFVKSVAGDNGTILFVGTKKQAQDSVKEEAERSGMFFINQRWLGGTLTNFQTIQKRIDRLKKLEAWEEDGTFAVLPKKEVILLRKEKDRLEKFLGGIKNMKGLPSALFIIDPRKERIAVAEARKLGIPIVAIVDTNCDPDEIDYVIPGNDDAIRAVKLLTGKMADAVVEAHQGEDTTTA
- the tsf gene encoding translation elongation factor Ts; protein product: MAVDAKAVKELRERTGAGMLDCKKALEEANNDITKAAELLREKGLSAAANKAGRIATEGTIESYIHAGGRIGVLVEINCETDFVGKTDSFKEFARDIAMQIAAASPLYVRREEVPTADLEKEKEILKAQALNEGKPEKIVEKMVEGRISKFYEENCLLEQSFVKDPDKTISQLLNEKISTIGENISIRRFVRYELGEGLEKKVDNFVEEVMAQVNQ
- the pyrH gene encoding UMP kinase, producing the protein MEQPVFKRVVLKVSGESLAGQNGYGIDAETIISIAEQVKEVVELGVQVAIVCGGGNIWRGIAGSASGIDRATADYMGMLATVMNSLALQDALEQIDVPTRVQTSIAMQQIAEPYIRRRAIRHLEKGRVVIFAAGTGNPFFSTDTTAALRAAEIEAEVILMAKNKVDGVYSADPFKDSTAVKYEQLTYMDILNKNLGVMDSTASSLCMDNNIPLIVFAITEQGNIKRVVLGEKIGTIVKGSVN
- the frr gene encoding ribosome recycling factor yields the protein MPQSVKKNAEERMEKAILSLKRDLATLRAGRASTSLLDRIQVEYYGAPTPINQLANISTPDSRTLLIQPWDKTSMSDIERAIMKSDIGITPANDGTVIRLSIPPLTEERRSELVKFTKKFGEEAKVAIRNIRRDANDDIKKMEKNGISEDESHGHQEDIQKSTDKFIAEVDKVLLSKEKEIMEV
- a CDS encoding isoprenyl transferase, coding for MIKRIQEWLSRKDRQQPVEISPDNIPRHVAIIMDGNGRWAKRRGLPRIVGHQNGMKAVKRATIAADDLGIEFLTMYAFSTENWKRPKDEVDFLMRLPVEFLALELDELIEKNVQVRVMGDAEALPFHTRKAMEEAVARTAMNTGLILNFALNYGGRKEIEDCMRGLGKDIQAGLLTPEEITSDLIDSRLLSGGLPDPDLLIRTSGEMRLSNFMLWQIAYSEFWFTDAYWPEFDKTHLMQAVAEYQRRTRRYGGLK
- a CDS encoding phosphatidate cytidylyltransferase, giving the protein MKQRLITGIVAGALFLGLCFLGGWPYQLLLIGMALVGYYEFVKMTGTATFGGTAVLGYVSILCFMIPWDLLGVQKFLSWEQGVWLLLLLFLLVTVFSKNKLDIKITALMFTGIVYIGMGFSYMATARAAGDGHGLFWTLLLLCCIWGSDAGAYFVGRSLGKNKLWPAISPNKTIEGALGGVFISAVISVAFALFVPDLLGIGRALLIGMSCAVLGQLGDLVQSAYKRVYGIKDSGSLLPGHGGILDRCDSWIIVFPFVHIVMLMPYI
- a CDS encoding 1-deoxy-D-xylulose-5-phosphate reductoisomerase, whose translation is MKRISILGSTGSIGTQTLDVVAMHPDQFEVDGLAAGSNIALLLEQVHRFKPRRISVSTRALAEEIRPSLPAGVELYSGSEGMVEIAAGGDAAIVVTAVVGSVGLESTLAAIDAGRHIGLANKETLVTAGHLVTERAERRGVRLLPVDSEHSAIFQCLNGERHQDIASITVTASGGSFRDYTREQLVNVTVEDALRHPNWSMGAKITIDSATMVNKGLEVIEAHYLFGLPYEQINVLLHPESIIHSFVEFRDSSVIAQLGTPDMRVPIQYALTYPERWQSPAERLSLAKVGRLNFREMDYVRYPALKLAIDSGKAGGTAPTAFNAANEIAVARFLRREIPFLQIDEIIAEVLQRHNNTANPDLEQIQHCDALTRKLATSL